Below is a genomic region from Argiope bruennichi chromosome 3, qqArgBrue1.1, whole genome shotgun sequence.
CGTGTGTGAACTTGCactgccacagcctgtagaggtgTATGCAAAGTAATAGGTGTGCTTGGATATAGATTTGAGGTTAAGAgacagacaccaccagaactcCGAGATCCTGTGTCTGTATCTTTCCTGGTACAATTATAACCGCGCAATTTTATTGGAATACTGGGTGTTAAGAAGGTTTCTTGAATACCTAaacaaattggatgaaatttgtttaaaattgtcttGATGTCTGAAAGTTTGGAACgtatgccgcgacaattccatgaaaagaAGGTACCCATTACGAGCGAGGTTTGGAAAAGGAGAGAGAATGGCCATTTATTGGAGTTGCCTGATCTTCGCAACTCATATCAAGTGCATCTTCATCCTCCGATGGATGGAGCTTAAAATCGGGAATGGTTGGTTTGCCcccaaaaatggacgttaagtccttatgggcTATACCATCTTTCGCCAACCCCAAAGCAACTGAATTCCGTGAAGTAGACTTTTGCAGTTTCGAGGAAAGGTCTTTATGTGAAAGACCACGTTTTGCGAGTTTTAATGTCAGTGAGGACTGaggtttttttttccgaatttttttcgATGTTGACAGGTCAGGTTTAGGAGATTCTGGAAGGCTTTTAACAGAATTCTCAGAATCAGATTCAGAAGTTTTTGCAGGAGGTTTTGTCTTTGTAGTCTGCTTCATACAGTTCTCACAGGAACAAGTTATGCAAAACGATTTTTGGACAAAGGAAGCATAACTTACACCAGGAGTAGGAGTTTGAGTTTGGACCCTACGCCTGGCTTCGGggtatgataaattttcttttatttttaatgatgtcacTTGTTTTTCCAAGTTCCAGCGTGGGCAAGATCGAGCATATGAAGGGTGATCACcaccgcagttcacgcacttttctttTGCGGTGCACTTCTGGCTGTCATGCCCTTTTTCAGCACAACGGGCACAAGttagtgtcccgcggcaatttaCTTTGGAATGACCATATCGCTGGCACTGATAACATCTTAATGGATTCGGAATGTACGGTCGAACTGGTAACTTTATATAGCCcgcatatatatattctggtatATTAGGACTGTGAAATGTAAGTATATAGTGTTTAGTTGGGAGTATTTGACCTTCTCGCCGAATTGTAATCTGGCGAACTTGCGTCGCTCCTTGTGGTTTCAATTCATGGGATATTTCTTCTAAAGACACATTGAATAGTTCTCCGCAGGTAATAACACCTTTGGAGAAATTTAGAGATGTATGTGAATTCACGGAAACCGGAATATCTGCAAGAGCTTTGAGTTTGATAATTTGTTGTGCTTGTTTTTTGGTGTTTATTTCCACTAGCAGATCACCAGATCGCATTTTCCGAATAGATAGGACATCACCAACTGTAGCTGATATTGCTTTCTGCACAAGAAACGGTGAAACAGAAGAAAAGGTCTCTTTATTATCCGATAGGCGCTTGATTacaaaaaacttatcaaaataatgaatattagtgGTAATATGGTAAActttacgcccactgaagggaccacgtttggaggagcccatttGATATCAGaaaagattcgggtccgacggcaccgcccaccacggagcccaacaagggaaggcagccaccggctctggccattcccagcctcggcgcttaccttgatgctagccggaacctataagctcggagttacccccgg
It encodes:
- the LOC129962954 gene encoding uncharacterized protein LOC129962954 → MGSSKRGPFSGRKVYHITTNIHYFDKFFVIKRLSDNKETFSSVSPFLVQKAISATVGDVLSIRKMRSGDLLVEINTKKQAQQIIKLKALADIPVSVNSHTSLNFSKGVITCGELFNVSLEEISHELKPQGATQVRQITIRREGQILPTKHYILTFHSPNIPEYIYAGYIKLPVRPYIPNPLRCYQCQRYGHSKVNCRGTLTCARCAEKGHDSQKCTAKEKCVNCGGDHPSYARSCPRWNLEKQVTSLKIKENLSYPEARRRVQTQTPTPGVSYASFVQKSFCITCSCENCMKQTTKTKPPAKTSESDSENSVKSLPESPKPDLSTSKKIRKKKPQSSLTLKLAKRGLSHKDLSSKLQKSTSRNSVALGLAKDGIAHKDLTSIFGGKPTIPDFKLHPSEDEDALDMSCEDQATPINGHSLSFSKPRS